A segment of the Nitrospinaceae bacterium genome:
CCTTCCAGTCCTTCACCAAAACATGGATATAGTTATCCGACCCGTGTTTCCACAGACATATCTGGATTGCCAACAATTTTGATATTTACAATCCTTCCCATTAATCTACAGATAATATTCTAATCTGCCACCTACAGCCAGAAATTCAATGAATCATCGCAAATACGGCATCAAAATTCACAATTTCACGCCAATGAGTTTTTCCCCAAATCCAAAAGCAATTCATCACATTACCTTATAAATGCCGATACAACCTTGGGAACAAAAATTCCATAGTTTGCCAGGACTTTTTTTCCTTCCCGCAATTTTTGATACTGCTCATGCTTGAGACAAGACAGAATATTGATGATTAATGCCCTTTCGATTTCCCACCGAAGTTTACCCCTCACAAGATTCCGCCAAAACGGGTTGCGTACCAGGGGGATGTACTTTTTTCTCATTGGAATATGTAAATCATAAGTACCCCACTGAAACGCTCTTAATGGATGATCGGGTTCCCGATCCCTCATAACAAGCAGCGGCTCCGGCAGGTATCCCACATCTCCGTAGAGACACATTCGGATGGACCACTCCACGTCCGCATAAGCCCCATAATTCGAATCGAGGAGACCGTAACTTTCATACATGGCTCTTGGTGCCATCGTCATGGCGCAAACGTTTGATGCAAGCATGCCCAACATTCTTCGCAGCCAAATTTCCCCAGGGGTCAAACGCCCGTAATTTCCAACATGCGCCTGAAAAACCTCACCGTAATCGTCGATATACTCCAAACCCGTATGTACGTATGCCGTCGACGGATTTTCCTGAATCAACCCGTACATTTCCCCGACCATCGTCGGTTTTGCCAGATCGCTGTCGTGAAGGATAAATACGGCCTCCCCCCGGGACTCATAAATGCCCCTGTTTAAATTCCCTGATATGCCTAAATTTTGAGGATTTTTTAAATACCGGACCCTGGAATCGCCAATTTCCCGAACGGCGGCTTCCGCCGGTTCCTCCGGACAGTCATCCATGACGAGCACTTCAAAATCCGTCATGTCCTGGGAGAGTATGGACTGAACTGCAAAACCGACAAGGTGGGGGCGTTTATAGGTCGGGATGATAACGGATACGGCGGGCCTGGCAACTTTGGACGAGGGGACGGGAGGTGCCAAGGGTATATGATTCATCATCCCTATGCTTGACTATCCTTTCCGAGAACCAAATGCGTTGGTTGGCAAAGTTTAATGGCCATATATCCCTCCGCGTAGTCGAAGCCACTCTGCACACCTCTCCATTTGGATAATGCCGTTAACATTTCAGGCGACCGCATCGCTCTCACCTGTGAGGCATGCAGATGATACCCCTTAATTTTTCTGTCGATATCGATAGGGAAATAACAATTCGGATTATAAGTTTGCCCGTGAAGGATATCTTCCCGGTAGGGCCAAACGCTTACCTGAATCTCCTCATACAAAAGTACATTTCTCACAAAATGATTGATGTCATGGGGCCTTAAGGCCACCATCGCTGCATCGAGAATGGTGCGATGATCCTGGTTGTAACTCGGGTACGGCAAAAAGAATGTAACCGGCTTGTGCTCATTTATGACTTCTTCCAACTCGCCGATCAAATCGAAAATGCGGTAGTCGTTGACTTTATTCTCCAGGTTGACCGAATACGTAAAACCAAAATTATCCGCAACCGCCGCAGCTTCTTTCAGGCGCTTTTCACGGTCGATAATATGAAATTCATCCACCCCGCAATAATGAACATGAAATCTTTCGTCCAGGATGCCGCCACAGCCCAGAACCTCATCGTCAAGATGCGGGGAGATCAAAAGAAATTCCGACATATTCAAGGCCTTTCAATTATTTTTGCCCTAGCTTCAATCTTTCCATCTTCCAATGAAACCTGCTCGAAAAGAATTCGAAATATACCAATATCAAGATATCCATTCGGATAAGTGGGAGCATCCAGCATTCTCAGAAAGTCGTACAGGGACCGCATGTCCTTTAGATCTTCAGGAATTTGATTGTCGCTTCCTTTTCTTCGCTTAAAACTGACAACTTCTCCGCTCTGAGGAAGCGGAACTATTTCCCCTTGGAGAATCTCCTGAATCATCTCCAGTGCTGTCCGCCCCGCTGTTTCCATAATTTCCTCGGCTCGGCCATCCAATTTGATGCTTTTTTTCAGATAAACCGGCCCGGCATCAATTTCATCTGTTAACCGAAACGCACTGAGTACGGATTTATTCATCCGATTCATTATCAGATTCTGGTACGGCGAACCACCCCGCCCGTAGGGAAGATCTGTCGGATGAAAAGCGATGCATTCAACTGTTTCAGTTATCCCGGTCGGCACCTTCCAAGACCAATCCAGAAAAAATATTTTCTCGGGTTTCCATTCCTGGATTGATTCCTCCGTCAGGTCACTAGGAGATTCAATCAGACGCCATTCGCCCGGCAATTTTCCGGCACATTCATTATATGTCCGGATATTCCATGGGCGGCGCGAACACCAGATAAACCGTAGAGACATGACATAACCTTTACGTGATAATTTCCAATTTACTTTCCCGTGGATGATGTTCCCGCTTGCTCCACATCTGTAAATTTCTCCTACTCTAATGAGTAAATTGCCAATAGATCAATTCAAATCACTCTATTATTAAAATCGTAACTTTTAGAATGGTTTTCCCCCACCTCCAATTTAATTTCCGCTCATTGGGAACGGTCAAAACATAGACAATGCATGCAAGACTAAAAAAAATTATCCGGCTACCTCTCGCCAATCCCAACTGGGGCTCTTTCAGTCACATGCAAAAAATTAGCACCGGATCCCGTTTCACCGAGATAGCAGATGTTTGTTAGTCACATTCAAGCCATCTTTGTGGAATCCAGAGAGGAGATTATTTCCCATCAGAAACAATCACCCCGTCTGTTCCTACTTCTCATTTCCCCATATCCAAACATATTCAAACATATTCAAACGGAAAAACACATCGTATTGAAAATTAGATCTCAATCATATAGAATAAACTAAATGTAAACAATGAGTTTTGTTCTTTACGCTTTAGTTAAAACCTATACGCTACTCACGAAATACTTACTCCGGCGAAAATTTAATTTCAGGGGTCATCAACACGCTAATGATACTTTTAGAATTTTCTTCTTCAGCTTGCACCACAAAGAAACATCATTACGCACAATGAAAATTTTGATGCGAGGGATTAAGAAAGTTTTAAAGTTTACAGGTACTCCACTCGAGCCAATGCAATTGGCATATTTCGAGTTACGCCTATTAATTATTCGAATCCGAAACCGTATCGACCCTTCTTTTATTATTCGCCGTAGATCACTTCTCTCCCTTGACGATGTATGTCTCCATTTCGGATGCGGGGGGAGAAATCTCCCAGGATGGCTCAACATTGACGGCGACCCCAGGCCGGGAGTGGAGCATATTCAAGATTTAAGACAACCGCTTCCCCTGCGTGACAATACATGCCAGTATATATTTACAGAGCATGTCATTGAGCATATCGACATGGAAAGCCTAGAGCGAACATTAAAAGAACTCCATCGTGTACTCAAATCCGATGGCGTACTTCGAATTATCGTTCCAGATTGTTCAAAGTACGCAGACGCATATTTGCGAAAGGATTTAAATTTTCTTCAAAATGTTGCCCCCGGCTGTAAAACTATCGCCGAAGGACTGAATATTGTTTTTGTTGGCGTTTTGCATAAATTTATCTACGATTTCGAAACTTTAAAAATCAGATTGATTGAAGTTGGCTTTCAAAAGGTAGAAGAATCTACTCACATGGGAAGCAAGTATCCGGAGCTTCGAATTGACAGTGAAAATCCTTCCCGAAATCCAACCAACCTATACGTAGAGGCTAAGAAGTAAGAGCTACACAATTTTTTCGCAATTCCACTTTACCCGCAAGTTCCCCCCCATAAAAAATCTATGTTATCCTAAGTTAGACGTCTACAGGACTGAACCACAAAAAATGCCTAGGCGAGAAGACATCAGATGCCTGGAGATGCTGGCAGCCAAAATGAAGTCCTTTGGTCTGCTTTCCACCGCTCCATCATGAATGATTTCTGGAGTCCGAAGTTCACCTTCGATTCGGGCTTTCTTTCCTCTTCGGGTGATTGGCGAGTACCTTATCATCATCGGCACTTTGAGTGATTGCCATGAATATCGAAGTTACCATTTCACACCAATCATTCGCTGGGCCAAAAATTTTGCCATTAAATTCATGAAGTGAATTAAGGAATATGTTATTATTACCTGATGCTTTCCCTGTATTTCGTCAACAATGATGCACAACACATCCGGAGACATTTCCGCCATGCCGTTGAGAGTGCTCGTATTAGGATGTAATGGGATGTTAGGGCATAAGGTTGGGCAAGTTCTGGGGGATAGTTTCGAAGTATGGGGAACGGTTCGAGGCGAAGATACCAGTCTGGTGAGCGACAAATTTCTTCCTCCCGACAGAATTATCGCAGGAGTGGATGCGACCGAATTAAGCTCGCTAGAGAATGCATTTCATTTGTCCGCGCCGGACGCTGTCATAAATTGCATTGGAATCATTCCTCAAAATGAGACGTCCAAGAATCCCATTGCCTGTATCGGCGTTAATTCAATGTTTGTGCACCAACTGGCCGCACTTTGTCGCAATTCGGGTACGCGCTTGATCCACATCAGTACGGACTGTGTATTTTCGGGTGCAAAGGGGATGTATACAGAAACCGACTTCTCAGATTCCAGATCACTTTATGGCAGGACAAAATACCTGGGAGAGGTTGATACAGACCGCTGCCTGACTATCCGCACTTCCATTATCGGGCGGGAACTAACATCATTCACCGGACTGCTCGAATGGTTCTTGAGCAATCGGAACGGATCAGTTCAGGGCTATACCAATGCTTTCTTTTCCGGGTTTTCCACACTAGCACTCTCAAATATTATTGGCGAGCTGCTCGAAAACCACCCCAACTTATCGGGGCTGTATCATGTATCCACCGAAAGGATCAGCAAATATGACCTCTTATGCCAGATCCGGAAGTCTTACGGATTAAAAACCGAAATAAAGTCGGCAGGCGAATTCCAAATCGACAGAAGTCTGGACAGCACGAAATTTCGACAAAAAACGGGTATAATTATTCCCTTATGGTCGGATATCATCACAGAAATGGCAATGGATTCGGCTCCATACGAAGAATAAGGAAAAAGTGATGGCACTATTTAACGGCAAACGAATATTGGTCACAGGCGGAACCGGTTCTTTCGGAAAAGCCATGGTCAGAAATCTTCTCAGTAACCGCTGGGGAAATCCCAAGGAAGTCACTGTGTTTTCCAGGGACGAAGCTAAACAGCATGAAATGCGTATGTCATACATGGAAAAAGAAGCTGCAACAGAAGAAATTATCTATGAAAATTTTAAAAACATTTTAAAATTCAGAATCGGCGATATCCGGGATTACGAATCCGTTCTCAATGCCGTACAAAACGTCGATATCGTTATTAACGCTGCGGCCTTAAAGCAGGTCCCCACTTGTGAATATTTTCCTGGTGAGGCGGTACGGACAAACGTGGAAGGTGTTATGAATCTTGTCCGTGCAGTGAATGAAAATAATTTGCCGATTGAAGCCGTTGTAGGTGTCTCCACGGACAAGGCATGCAAGCCCATCAACGTCATGGGCATGACGAAAGCACTCATGGAGAGGTTTATCATCAATGCGTGCTTAATGAGTAAAGATACGCGCTTTATGTGTGTTCGCTATGGAAACGTTATTGCATCAAGAGGCTCCGTCATCCCGCTATTTTTAAATCAAATCAAATCAGGAGGACCAGTAACAATCACGACTGACGACATGACCAGGTTCCTCATCACCCTGGACAGGGCGGTTGAGACCGTTGTGGATGCCATCTCCGGCGCGAACCGGGGGGACATCTACGTGCCCAAGATTACCTCGTACAAGGTAACGGATCTCGCGGAAGTTTTAATTAACGGTAAAGATATACCAATTGAATTCACGGGGATTCGGCCAGGGGAAAAAATTCACGAGATACTTGTTTCTGAAGAGGAATGCTACCGTACCATAGAAAAAGAAAAATACTATGTGGTTCAATCGATTCTTCCTGAAGTATCCGAGGGCTTGGCAGGCCCAAGCCAACTGGCCGGGGAATATTCTTCAAAGGATACGATCGTCGGAAAACCGGAATTGAAAGAGCTGTTGAGCGATTTCATCCCCCGATGATTTATTCTGCACCGGATAAGATTTGGAATGCATCCCGATTTTTTCTTTTGAGCAGAAGTCTCGCAGGAAAAGCTACGAACAAAAGTAGCGCAAATGGTGGGTTCCCTCATACGCCAATAAATTTTCCCGCTTGATGAAAAACGGAGAATCTCCCGTCCGGTTGGCTCCTCTTCGTGTGGTCAGAAACGAGCGATACCCCGCTCTTTCTGCCCACACCGGCTCCATATTCTCCGAAAAATCCCGCCCGGGGATTCCGAATGGGCATGAAAAATGTTCGCATAACTCACCCACTTCACTTTCAATGATTCGTTTGGATTCCTCCAATTCCATGACAACAGAATCTTCATTCATTTCAGAAATTCTTTGGTGACTTTCCGTGTGCGAGCCAATCGTCATTCCACTTTCGGACAAACTTCTGATTTCATCCCAATCCATAAATTGAACAGGAAGTGGGTAAGCGCCCGTGTTCGCAAAAAACTGCTCGTAAACATCACTCCCGGTTTCCCTTGATTTCCCCACAAACATAGTCGGAATAAAAAAACCTGCAGAGATTTTTTTTTTCAACGAGAATAGGCATGATATTCGTGTGGCAATTCTTGAATCCGTCGTCTACCGTAAGACAAAAATACCGTCCATGAATTAGGGTTTTCGATTCCAGTAGACTCGCCGCATTTTCGAGGGAGATGAAATCTCCATAATTCTTGAGATAGTCAAGATGCCGGACAAAGCCTTTTCGTTCGTCATCGAAAACATGATGGTAATAGGGAAAGCGTAACCAGTTATTTGTGCGGTCAATTCGCTTGGATAGCGACAAGAAAAAAACGGTGGTATCCCGCAGGAGGTTTCGTACTCTTCTCCTAACAGGATAGCTGGAAATTAATTCTCCAACGTCTTTCGCGTATTCATTCTGGCTCATACACCAGGACATCCTTCCTGTTACCCGATAGGGGTTATCGAATAGTCCGACAATACCTCAGGAAACATAGGCTCGTAATTTACGGAATATATCGACTGTCATTCCCCTCTCCTCATCATTCAGCCACAAACAGTAGGAGAGGACCAAATATATCGCCACCAGGATTCCAGCCATAAATAACATCAGAACTATCGAGGACCCAGCTAGTGGTATCACCCACGCCGAAGCGAACATCACTGCCCCCCCAATCAGTCCTCCGGGTAAGATAAATCTGATTATAATCTGACTGGCTGATTCTTTGAAATATTTCGATACCAGGATGATAATAATGGGAGATGTAAAGAAGAAGTCAACCAGAAGCGACGCACCCGCGACACCGTTGATCCCCCATATCCGGACAAACCACAAGCTCAGGAGAATGGTGAGGACCGCGTTGATAAACATGGTCAAGGAATATCCGCGGTGTCGATTCGTGGACAAAAGTGGCATTCCGAAACCGCTCCAGAAAACCATCAGTACGATTTGAATTAAAAAAATGTCTAACAAAATGGGGTCGAAAATTAACTTGTTCCCCGTCCACAACACGTATAAATCAGGCGCGATATTTCGCAGCGGGATAACTACGCAAAACGCGCTCAAAACATTAATCTTAACGTATGAAGACCAAATCTTTTTGAAATTATCCACATCCCCACGTGCGTCCAACGATGTTAATTCCGGCCATATCACCGGACTTAGAAGGCTTCCGATCTGAATAGCAAACTGGGATAAGGCTCGAAGGGTGCTGTAGCGGGCGACCGCCATACCCCCCAGAAAAAAATTCAGAACAAGGAGCGTTCCCTGAATATTTAGCAGAGTGGCAATGCTAATGATGAAAAAAAGCAATGACGGCCCGATGAATTGAATGGCATGCCGGATGCTTCCATCTCTAAGCGAGACTTTAATATTCGGTCTGATCCGGGATAAATCCCAGATCACTAAAAAACCATGAATTCCCGCTATGGAAAATATGGAAAATGAAAACATTACCATCCCTCCACCAGCCCATAGCACGATGGTATTTGCGGACAAAATGGCAAATGAAAAGCAGTTTCCTATCATCGCTCCCCGGGCGAACTCTCCCGTAGCTCGATACAGGCTCGCCACCAGACCAATCGGAAGGGAAACAAAAAGAATGTTCATCCCTAAAAAAACTATCGATATACTGGCAGTAAACTGCGGTGTCACTTTAAATTTAAGTAACTCATCAACGGGAAAGAAGAGAAGGAAACTTGCGAGGAGCAGTGCTCCGATAGAAATGATGACCAGAAATAACCTAAGGAAACTATGCAGGTCACGATGCAGGTCTTCAATTCGATTTTGCACATAGGCCTGACACATGCGGTTGACGACAAAAGACTGAATTCCGATATCAAGAAGCGCCAGATATGAAATCGCCGCTGAGAGCACTAACCATTCGCCATAAAGGACCCCCCCCCAATAATGGAGGAATAAGGGTACTAGCAAAATCCCACGGGCAAATACAATAATTTGCCCCACGAAATTCGATCCAACTGCCTTGGTTACTCTAGAGAAAAAAGAACTCTCCATTTACTCGTTTTCCACACTAATTCCGGGTTGTCGAGATTTCGCGCCCAACATATTCACCCTCGTTTTCCAGACGGATATTTTTCATTCATGGTAATTGAAATTTCTTTCACCTATTCCGAGCTTATCTTCAAGATTCGCTTCGCGGCCATTCGAAATCGCCCATAACCGGCCACTCTTAAGAAATCCTGAAAATACCGTTTTGGATAAGAGGCTGGTTCATCCCTCAATGTTCGCTCTGCAATACCCACCCAATCGGATGCCAATTTTTCGTAATTGCCAATCTTACCTCTGGCCCATTCGCTGCCCGCCCGGCCATAGTTTCTTCGCATTTCAGAATTATCCAAAAGATCGACAAAAACCTCGGATATTTTCTCGGGCTCCGGCTCCGCTATCAAAATCCCCGTCTCACCGTCTCGAATCACCTCGTTTAATGCACCCCGGGCCGCCCCAATCACAGGAGTGCCACTAGCCTGAACCTCGATAGCGCTTCGGCAGTATGTCTCAAAGGAACCTGTGAAGTTCATATTGACCACCGCGATAGCCGCTCTTTTAAGTTCAATATGGACATCTCGAGAAGGAAGCAGACCGGCAAACTCAATTCCTATTTTTTCCAAATCTCGGGATGACCCCACAAGCGGATCGAGATACTTCGCTTCGAACGATTCATCCAGCATCCCGGTCCATCCTAATTTCGCGGAAGGATCGTGCAGCAATGCGGAGCCAAGAACGCGCAATCTGGCCTGTGGTCTTTTTTCTCGTATGAGAGGCCAGGAATTTAACAGATTGTGAAATCCCTTGGAATCTTTCGGCGCACCCAAAAAAATAATGAGGTTATCCTCTCGCTTCACTTCTGGAGAATTATCAATAATATCCAAATCAATTCCGGAGTAGGCCATTTCAATTCTGGAAAAATTTGGATACAGCCGGTGGCTTTCTCTGTGTGCATGACTGACGCAAACGGCCCGATGAATTCTCAGGTTATCGATTTTCAATGCAAATTCAGGAGGAAATGCGTTCCCCGCCCATATCACTTTCGCCCGGGCACCGGGAACGGGGAGATCACCCAGGAGGGAGGAATAGTCATCGTAGTTAAAGACGAAAAGATCCACCCCGCCCAGATTATCGATAACTTGCGGGATTTCCGTAAATTGCCCCACGCGAACACTACGTACGCCATCGACGGAGTTTTCGTCTACATGATTTAAAATAAATATTTCGTGGCCAAGTTTGGCGAGCCAGAAAAGGATCCGGGATCGAACGACCCCACCTCCGGCACCAATATCTCCATTCCTAAGGCTTTTAAGCGAGAAAGACTTAACGTAATCTGCAAAGTAAAAAGCAAATCGCATTTCCTTCACCTATTTCTCAATAAAATCGACTCAGAAACCCATCTATTTTCTGTAATATCCACCTACCTACTAAATCAACCAGTTTTTCATCTACAAAAAATCTGGCCCGGGCTCTGTATCACCAATATCTTTCATACCCCCCTTCAAAACATAGCTTTTCGTTGCATTTCTATATGTTTTACCGCCTCAATTAAATTTTCCACCTCTTTGTAGGGCTTCTTTTCAGGATATGCCTCAAATGCATTATTGCTAGAAATTAGAATCGATTGACATTTCACAGCAATACCCGCGTTCACATCCGAAATATTATCACCCACCATAAATGAATGCCTAAGGTCAATTGGATAGTCATTTGCTGCGCGCGATAAGAGACCTGGTTTTGGTTTTCTACAATCACATCCCACCCATGGAAGATGAGGACACACATAAATATCTTGAATGTCCCCTCCGTGGTTGATTATTTCATTGACCATCTGGCGATTGATGTTATCGACTTCATCAGCACTAATTATCTTTCGCCCAATTGGAGATTGGTTGGTGACAACAATAATTTTTAAGCCCATCGCACAAATGGAAGCGATAGCTTCAATCGCCCCAGGTAGAAATTCAAATTCATCCCATGACTTAACATAGTTATCACGATTCACATTTATCGTTCCATCACGGTCTAGAAACACTACCCCGTTTTTATTGATTACTTTACCTACACATAGAGACAATACGCATCACCTGTTTCAGAGTCGATTTAAGCTCACATTTAATCGTAGATAAACTAGAGTCCATCTATTTCATCAGAAATATATATCTACATGGACTCCCTACTGCGAGTCAAAATCCGCTATTCGGTCATGAACAATAGGTAAGACCTCATCTAATGATAAATACAAGCTGGGACAGGTCATCCTACGCCCCCTTCTCTTGAAACGCTGCCCGCGGCGCAATCAGTCAAATAATTCGTGAGGCCCGAGTGGGCCCTCTCCACATAGCCGTATGCCTCTGAATTGATTGAAAATTCAATTCGCCCATTCCCCGGAGTGGATTACACGGCAGAAAATCCAAAAAAGTAATAACCCGGCACTCCCACGATACAGCCGCCTCGACAGCTAAAAAAATATTTACCGAACACCCAGAGCTGCTTACGGCCACCATGAGATCACCCGGCTCAGCCCAGAGTTCAACCATACGTCGAAACGCTACATCGTAACCCTCGTCATTCGTCAGCGCTGTCAGAAGGGACGCTTCGTTGAACACCATCGCTGCCCCCACTGCCTTGCAAAGATCGTTCTGTAGGTGACTCGCGATGGCAGCGCTACCACCGTTGCCGATGATGATTGCCTTTCCGGATGCTCTTCCCTCCACCGGGGCAAACGTATCTACTATCTCCACTCCCCTCCGGAATCCCTCGTCTAGGGAAATAGAAATGTCTGCCCCATCGGGCGTTTCCGCATTCGCGAGAAGCCCCCCGAACACCTTAAAATATCTCGCCGATTCTGGCCCATCGATTCTGGTAAATTTATCGTTTCCTCAAAAATAGAAGAGCGATAATACCCAGAAGATTTCCTATTGAAACAATTGCAACATTAAAGTACTTGAAAAATCCCCGAATTTGGTAGAGTTCCCAAATTATGAACATCAAGCGATTAGAAACTTCATAAATACCTGTTAGCCAACTCCGATAATTGTTTACCGCCAACTAACATCGGTCTTTAACATTTGTTTTGTTGGAATAGTAAATCTCAAGGGTATCTTTCCCCACAAATCCGTTCACCGGCACGAATTCCACTTCACCCATTCAGAAACCACCAATGGCTTAACTACCTCTATTGCCAGTAATCAACAGGAAGAATTAACTACTTAAACTACAAACGGCAAACGGCATGGATTGCAGAATTTGTAAATGCACATGGGGTTTTCGGGGCGCACAGGAAATCTCTTGTACTTTCCTGTGTCGAGAAACAAATCCAGGAGGTCATCGCCAAAAGAAACTCTCCAGGGAGGGAGACTATCTCTAAAAAAACGACAATTGTTATTTACTCCCTTGAGCATTTCTCAACTATATCCACGAGGACCTTCTGTAATTAAAAATGACCTTGGATCCATCGGGCTCTATCTCAATAGGCATTTCCTTGTAATCTTTCATTGCAACTTTCAAATTTTCATGAGCTAACGAAGGGCAATACACCATCATAAAACCCCCGCCTCCCGCACCACAAATTTTCGCTCCAGTCGCCCCAGCACTCATCGCAATTTTATGCATTTTTTCAATTTGATTATTGGTAATATTTTCTGCTAATTCTTTTTTAAGTTTCCAATTTAAATCAAGGACTCTACCAATAGAATCGTAATTCCTCCTGGTCAGATCCTCATATGCCTTACATCCCAGTTGTTTTATTTTTTCGAGTACCTGACTATTTTGTTCCACTCGACCATTTTGCTCACCTAGAATACTACTCGCCTGCCGTGTTTGCCCCGTGAAATATAAGTATATATTATTCGTAAAATTGCGCATTTCAGACGACGATAATTTCACACAGTTCACATCTACAGTGTCATCACGATTAAATACAAACGAGTTCATTCCGCCAAAAGAAGCAATATATTGATCTTGCTTCCCTATGGGTTTTTTGCACCGTACAATTTCTACTTCACAGGCTTCTTCCGCAAGGCGTTCTGGCCCCACTTGCTCCCCCATAAAAATATAAAATGCATTAAGCAAACCAACCGTTATACTACTCGAAGAACCCAATCCAGAACCTTCCGATGGGATGTCTGAAATCATAGACACTTCAACTCCCTCGGTAATTCCCGTAATGCGCATTGCCTCCCGGACGAGTTCATGACTGATTTCATCTACACTATCAACGATTTCTTTCTTTGAATAATTAACATATATCTTTTTGTCATATCTGCCAGTAATGAATACAAAAACATATTTATCAATCGCAGCACTTACTACAAAACCTTGATTTCGTCGGTAATACTCAGGAAAATCAGTTCCACCGCCAGAAAAACTAATCCTCAACGGGGTCTGAGTAATGATCATCGATTACCCCTCTTCCTTTACGCCCTATCCATACCCATCATATCATTTATTGATTGGTATTTTTCTTATCAATAAGCACCCTTGTAGTTAAGACCACCAATGAGTCAACTCAATAACATCACACAACATATTTCGCTAAACCAACCATTAAATATTCCAGCATTGGCTTTAGCAGTGTCATCAACAAGAAAATTCCAAAAAAACTATTTTACGCAATCATGGTTGCAAGGGTGTGCTTTCTATCTATTTACTACCGTTGGACTATCCCTACACTTCCATCTCCAAAAGCGCAGCCTTTGCATCGGCATTGAACATCCTCACCGTCTCCCGGGTAAATTTATGGTCTGTCATTTTTTCTAGAATCGGGGGGGGGACTGTAATGATATGTGCGCCGGCGACCGCGGCATTCTGGACATCAATCGTCCCTCTGATGCTTCCTATGAGAATTTTTCCGTATCCCCATTTTTCCACCCACTTGGCCGCCATGGTGATAAGGGCATCGGAATCGTGCCCTTCGTCGGCAACCCGGCCCGCGAAGATACTTAAATAGGTCGCACCGGCCTTTGCGGCGAGCAGGACCTGATTGAACGAAAGGATGGCGGTTGTGTTTATTTTCACGCCTTCATCCGAAAGCGTTTTGATAACCTCCAGGCAAGATACGCCGTCTTCGTTGATGATAGGAATTTTAACGACGATACTGCTCCCCCACTTCGCATACTCGCGGCCCTGCTCGATCATTTCCGCCGGATCGTTTGTGGTCACTTCGACGCTAA
Coding sequences within it:
- a CDS encoding polysaccharide biosynthesis protein, producing MALFNGKRILVTGGTGSFGKAMVRNLLSNRWGNPKEVTVFSRDEAKQHEMRMSYMEKEAATEEIIYENFKNILKFRIGDIRDYESVLNAVQNVDIVINAAALKQVPTCEYFPGEAVRTNVEGVMNLVRAVNENNLPIEAVVGVSTDKACKPINVMGMTKALMERFIINACLMSKDTRFMCVRYGNVIASRGSVIPLFLNQIKSGGPVTITTDDMTRFLITLDRAVETVVDAISGANRGDIYVPKITSYKVTDLAEVLINGKDIPIEFTGIRPGEKIHEILVSEEECYRTIEKEKYYVVQSILPEVSEGLAGPSQLAGEYSSKDTIVGKPELKELLSDFIPR
- a CDS encoding polysaccharide deacetylase family protein, whose product is MKKKISAGFFIPTMFVGKSRETGSDVYEQFFANTGAYPLPVQFMDWDEIRSLSESGMTIGSHTESHQRISEMNEDSVVMELEESKRIIESEVGELCEHFSCPFGIPGRDFSENMEPVWAERAGYRSFLTTRRGANRTGDSPFFIKRENLLAYEGTHHLRYFCS
- a CDS encoding methyltransferase domain-containing protein; the protein is MKILMRGIKKVLKFTGTPLEPMQLAYFELRLLIIRIRNRIDPSFIIRRRSLLSLDDVCLHFGCGGRNLPGWLNIDGDPRPGVEHIQDLRQPLPLRDNTCQYIFTEHVIEHIDMESLERTLKELHRVLKSDGVLRIIVPDCSKYADAYLRKDLNFLQNVAPGCKTIAEGLNIVFVGVLHKFIYDFETLKIRLIEVGFQKVEESTHMGSKYPELRIDSENPSRNPTNLYVEAKK
- a CDS encoding glycosyltransferase family 2 protein, coding for MMNHIPLAPPVPSSKVARPAVSVIIPTYKRPHLVGFAVQSILSQDMTDFEVLVMDDCPEEPAEAAVREIGDSRVRYLKNPQNLGISGNLNRGIYESRGEAVFILHDSDLAKPTMVGEMYGLIQENPSTAYVHTGLEYIDDYGEVFQAHVGNYGRLTPGEIWLRRMLGMLASNVCAMTMAPRAMYESYGLLDSNYGAYADVEWSIRMCLYGDVGYLPEPLLVMRDREPDHPLRAFQWGTYDLHIPMRKKYIPLVRNPFWRNLVRGKLRWEIERALIINILSCLKHEQYQKLREGKKVLANYGIFVPKVVSAFIR
- a CDS encoding SDR family oxidoreductase, with protein sequence MRVLVLGCNGMLGHKVGQVLGDSFEVWGTVRGEDTSLVSDKFLPPDRIIAGVDATELSSLENAFHLSAPDAVINCIGIIPQNETSKNPIACIGVNSMFVHQLAALCRNSGTRLIHISTDCVFSGAKGMYTETDFSDSRSLYGRTKYLGEVDTDRCLTIRTSIIGRELTSFTGLLEWFLSNRNGSVQGYTNAFFSGFSTLALSNIIGELLENHPNLSGLYHVSTERISKYDLLCQIRKSYGLKTEIKSAGEFQIDRSLDSTKFRQKTGIIIPLWSDIITEMAMDSAPYEE
- a CDS encoding methionyl-tRNA formyltransferase, giving the protein MPGEWRLIESPSDLTEESIQEWKPEKIFFLDWSWKVPTGITETVECIAFHPTDLPYGRGGSPYQNLIMNRMNKSVLSAFRLTDEIDAGPVYLKKSIKLDGRAEEIMETAGRTALEMIQEILQGEIVPLPQSGEVVSFKRRKGSDNQIPEDLKDMRSLYDFLRMLDAPTYPNGYLDIGIFRILFEQVSLEDGKIEARAKIIERP